TTTGGAAAGATCCACCCACGGTATGGATCTCCATATGTCGCGATTTTCGTGCAGTCCCTGATCGCTTCCTTGTTCATTGCCATGAGTTTCATCGGGGCAACGGTCACTGAGGCCTATCTCATCCTGCTTGATACGACTCTCCTCATATACTTTGTTCCCTATGGATATATGTTCCTCTCCTATGCCGTATTGCGTTCCAGGAATCGTGGCACTGAAGGTGGGTTCAAAATGCCCAGGAGTAATCTCCTGGCGTATTTCATCGCCGCCTCCGGGTTCGCAACGACACTGCTCGCCATCATAATAACGCTGATCCCCCCCCGGGAGGCGGGCCATGTCTTACTCTACGAAATCAAAGTAGTTGGGGGATTCTTGCTGTTCGTTCTGGGGGGCGGACTGGTTTTCAGATTCGCGCCCCCAAAGGCGTGAGGATCAACTCACATTCCATGGACTCCGCGCTTTGCCGATTATCAAGAACACCGCCCGCCCAGCTTACCCCGTCGTCTCCTCGGGAATAATGATCCAGGCGGCTATGTACAAGATTAGTCCGGCTCCCCCCCAAAAGCAGAGAATAACGAAGATCAGGCGGATCAATACCGGGTCGACTTCGAAATAGTCGCCAAGACCGGCACAAACACCTGCCAGTTTTGCCCCAGTTTTGTTACGGTGCACTCTTTTCACGGTGCAAAAGGAACAACAGTGGGGCGGAAAAAACAATAGGAATCGACGGAATTCCAAGCATATAGAAATTTGTGGTTCTGTGATAGCCGCTTTGTTAGTGGGTTTCAATTTCTCCGGAGAACAGAAACTGTTTTTTCCTGTCCTTTTCTTTCGTTCAGCTCAAACCGTACGAGGCTGAATATTTCTAATGCGACAAGAATAGAACCGGAGTATCGTTCTTGGTGCCGATAAATCGGCACCACGGGTGGCCTTAAAACAATTCGGCCACGATAGAGGCTTGGCAAGGGCGAGGATCATCTCAAGATCCTTCGGAGAATCCATGACTGTCTGAGGCCGCCAACAGGCGGACGAGTTTCATGGATTCCCGAGACCGAAGACAAGCCAAGCTGAATTGTTTTCCGGCCGAGCTTCTTTTTGGTACTTTTCTTGCGACCAAGAAAAGTATGGAGGAAACTATAGCCTAGATAATCCAGCAATGACAACGTCTGGAGAAAGATTGTGCTAGCAAACGAAGTTCCTGAGGCGGTATTCAGATTGGACAGTCACCACAATAATCTACATGCTTCTGAGGGAATTGTGGCTTATGCATACGATTGTATGGTTCTCCACGCCTTTTCCACGTGGTGGTATTCTGTTTGCGTCTGTCCTACGCAGAATCTGAGGGTGAATTTGTCGTGCATACGGGTATGTGTCATGTACAACTCCCCGCTGCGATTGACGGATTCCAGCAGCCGCTGGTTTATCTCATCACCTTTTCTGTGACGGAAACAGACCAAATTCAGTGGTGGTGGAACCGCCAGCTCGAATCGTGGATCCTCCTCTATCCACGAGGCGAATTCCTGGGCAAGTTCAACATGTTGCCGAATGTGATGCCGCAATCCTTCCACTCCGTAGTGACGGATGACGAACCAGAGCTTCAGAGCCCGAAACCTTCTCCCCAGCGGGATATGCCAATCGCGATAGTCGATCACCGCTCCCGATTCACTTGCCCCATCGCGAAGGTATTCCGGTTGAACGCTCAGCGTCTTTATCAAATGATCGCGGTTTGCCACATAGAAGCAGTCACAATCGAAGTTCGTAAACATCCACTTGTGTGGATTGAAACAGTAGCTGTCTGCAAACTCCACTCCGTCCTGTATCCACCGAAACTCAGGGCATAAGGCCGCCGTCCCTGACATGGCAGCATCCACATGAAGCCAGACCCTTTCGTCGCGGCATATCTTTCCGATCTCACGAAGAGGATCCATAGCGTTGGATGATGTTGTGCCCAAGGTAGCACAGACAAAGGAGGGTATCAGGCCCGCGTCGCGGTCCTTTGTCATTGTATCGGCGAGAGCCTGCGGTTCCATCGCGAAATTCCCGTCAACAGGTATGAACCGAATGTTTTCTTTCCCGAGTCCCGCTATCCTGACGGCCTTTTCGATAGACGAATGAGCCTCGGCGGACGCGTAGGCCACAAGATTCCCTTTGTATCCACTTCTGTTACTCTTGAAGTTCGTGGCACGTTCCCGGGCTGCGAGAAGAGCACAAAGAGAGGCACTCGAAGCAGTATCCTGTATCACTCCCCCCCCCTTCCCC
The genomic region above belongs to Candidatus Neomarinimicrobiota bacterium and contains:
- a CDS encoding amino acid permease, with amino-acid sequence FGKIHPRYGSPYVAIFVQSLIASLFIAMSFIGATVTEAYLILLDTTLLIYFVPYGYMFLSYAVLRSRNRGTEGGFKMPRSNLLAYFIAASGFATTLLAIIITLIPPREAGHVLLYEIKVVGGFLLFVLGGGLVFRFAPPKA
- a CDS encoding PspC domain-containing protein; translation: MHRNKTGAKLAGVCAGLGDYFEVDPVLIRLIFVILCFWGGAGLILYIAAWIIIPEETTG
- a CDS encoding aminotransferase class V-fold PLP-dependent enzyme encodes the protein MSRDKSFHMPSEEFLKNGRLVVDWIGDYHKRVESFPVLSRLEPGEVRASLPVKPPHHGEQFKTILEDMEKLILPGLTHWQSPNFFAFFPANVSGPAILGEMLSAGLGVQGMLWSTSPACTELETHVLDWLAEMLSLPDKFKSTGKGGGVIQDTASSASLCALLAARERATNFKSNRSGYKGNLVAYASAEAHSSIEKAVRIAGLGKENIRFIPVDGNFAMEPQALADTMTKDRDAGLIPSFVCATLGTTSSNAMDPLREIGKICRDERVWLHVDAAMSGTAALCPEFRWIQDGVEFADSYCFNPHKWMFTNFDCDCFYVANRDHLIKTLSVQPEYLRDGASESGAVIDYRDWHIPLGRRFRALKLWFVIRHYGVEGLRHHIRQHVELAQEFASWIEEDPRFELAVPPPLNLVCFRHRKGDEINQRLLESVNRSGELYMTHTRMHDKFTLRFCVGQTQTEYHHVEKAWRTIQSYA